From a single Aspergillus puulaauensis MK2 DNA, chromosome 2, nearly complete sequence genomic region:
- a CDS encoding pyridoxal phosphate-dependent decarboxylase family protein (COG:E;~EggNog:ENOG410PK31;~InterPro:IPR015424,IPR002129,IPR015421;~PFAM:PF00282;~go_function: GO:0003824 - catalytic activity [Evidence IEA];~go_function: GO:0016831 - carboxy-lyase activity [Evidence IEA];~go_function: GO:0030170 - pyridoxal phosphate binding [Evidence IEA];~go_process: GO:0019752 - carboxylic acid metabolic process [Evidence IEA]), whose product MCNIQSLVINSTAELPIMYVDVETTAMEHGQLQQRLWEISQTEQLTVLPDAASLARARESLPRSLGDNGMGYDSVRRHILEDIVPAFNSSSISPLYYGFVTGGITPAALFADGIVSVYDQNVQVHLTEHTIATDVEYTTLCLLADLLRLGCEWHNGTFTTGATASNILGLACGREYVLRTALARKGVTAIESVGESGLFETMQAAGLSGLQILSTMPHSSLAKAAGVLGFGRANVKDVSLENDPLRFNLDLVESELRNSNKATIIAVSCGEVNTGQFATGGLNEMQQLRNLCDEYGAWLHVDGAFGIFARTLPEDSEYSVVRKGCEGVELADSLAGDGHKMLNVPYDCGFFFCRHQNEAMSVFQNANAAYLTGGSTQAQSIPSPLNIGLENSRRFRALPVYSSLIAYGSVGYQKMVQEHIRLARLIAGWLFDHPKYNALPDVKNKEGLLEKTYMVVLFSAKDNNLNSQLAARIDETRKIFVSGTSWQGRPACRIAISNWRVQAERDFAIVREVLDNVAGME is encoded by the coding sequence ATGTGCAATATCCAATCCCTGGTTATTAATTCCACTGCAGAATTACCGATCATGTATGTGGACGTCGAGACCACCGCAATGGAGCATGGCCAGCTCCAACAAAGGCTATGGGAGATCTCACAGACAGAGCAATTGACAGTACTTCCTGATGCTGCAAGTTTGGCCCGGGCAAGAGAGTCTCTCCCTCGCTCTCTTGGTGATAATGGTATGGGGTATGACTCCGTGAGGCGTCATATCCTGGAAGACATCGTCCCGGCtttcaacagcagcagcataaGTCCGCTTTATTACGGCTTCGTCACTGGAGGAATTACACCTGCTGCTCTTTTTGCTGATGGGATTGTTTCTGTCTATGATCAAAATGTCCAAGTACATCTCACTGAGCATACTATAGCGACAGATGTTGAGTATACGACCTTGTGTCTGCTCGcagatcttcttcgactAGGTTGCGAATGGCACAATGGTACTTTCACGACTGGGGCGACCGCAAGCAATATCTTAGGTCTGGCTTGCGGACGGGAGTATGTTTTGCGGACAGCTCTTGCTAGGAAAGGGGTAACAGCTATAGAAAGTGTCGGAGAATCCGGGCTATTCGAGACCATGCAAGCGGCAGGTCTTTCTGGGCTCCAGATACTCTCGACAATGCCACACTCGTCGCTTGCTAAGGCAGCCGGGGTATTGGGGTTTGGTCGGGCCAACGTTAAAGATGTCTCTTTGGAGAACGACCCTCTCCGCTTCAATCTGGACTTAGTTGAATCGGAACTACGCAACTCAAACAAGGCTACCATCATTGCTGTGTCATGCGGCGAGGTCAATACGGGGCAATTCGCCACCGGTGGCCTGAATgagatgcagcagctgcgcaacCTTTGTGATGAATATGGTGCCTGGCTTCATGTGGACGGTGCCTTTGGAATATTCGCCCGTACTCTTCCAGAGGATTCCGAGTATAGTGTCGTCAGGAAAGGATGCGAAGGAGTCGAACTCGCGGATTCGCTCGCTGGAGATGGCCATAAGATGCTTAATGTGCCATACGATTGCGGGTTTTTCTTCTGCCGACACCAGAACGAGGCCATGAGTGTGTTCCAAAATGCTAACGCGGCCTATTTGACTGGAGGTAGCACTCAGGCCCAGTCAATCCCTTCTCCATTGAACATCGGCCTAGAGAATTCACGAAGGTTCCGTGCTCTGCCCGTCTACAGTTCCCTCATTGCGTATGGAAGCGTGGGTTATCAAAAAATGGTCCAGGAACACATTCGGCTAGCTAGGTTAATTGCCGGATGGCTATTTGATCACCCAAAGTACAACGCATTACCGGACGTGAAGAACAAGGAAGGTCTCCTTGAGAAAACATATATGGTCGTTTTGTTCAGCGCCAAGGACAACAACCTGAATAGTCAACTTGCGGCCAGGATTGACGAGACCCGCAAGATATTCGTCTCAGGCACCTCTTGGCAAGGAAGGCCAGCTTGTCGGATTGCGATCTCAAACTGGAGAGTTCAGGCAGAAAGAGATTTTGCTATCGTAAGGGAAGTTCTGGATAATGTGGCTGGAATGGAATGA
- a CDS encoding proline iminopeptidase (COG:S;~EggNog:ENOG410PKK2;~InterPro:IPR002410,IPR000073,IPR029058;~MEROPS:MER0001367;~PFAM:PF00561;~go_function: GO:0008233 - peptidase activity [Evidence IEA];~go_process: GO:0006508 - proteolysis [Evidence IEA]), with the protein MAAKLIDRRLHNIPGKFRVAELFFEVPLNYSRPGDGTLRLFARSVRRLVKPVEAGKDDKNPPTPWLVYLQGGPGMGCRPPQEYGWVGTALDKGYQVLFLDQRGTGLSSTITAGTLALQGNAIKQAEYLKQFRADSIVRDCEAVRRCLTTDYPEEKRKWSVIGQSFGGFCAVTYLSMFPEGLAEAFICGGLPPLVNGPDPVYSRTYEKVIERNKAYYAKFPEDVDRVKKIVDYLKQNNVSIPSGTLTPQRIQQLGIMFGMHGGLDSVHDLILRAANDLEVFGFLTQPTLVALDSFGGFDSNVIYAILHESIYCQGEASNWSADRLRSSNPVFNTDTNAPEFFFTGEMIYKDMFDSYAELRQIKEAAHIVATTTDWPGLYDEAQLAKNEVPVYAATYVDDMYVHFEHASNTAAKIKGTKQFITNVMYHNAIRSKSDELFQQLFALRDDTLD; encoded by the exons atggccgcGAAACTTATTGACCGACGACTGCATAATATTCCAG GGAAGTTCAGGGTCGCAGAGCTGTTTTTTGAGGTTCCTCTCAACTACAGCCGACCAGGAGATGGAACTCTGCGATTGTTTGCCCGCAGTGTACGCCGTCTTGTGAAGCCAGTTGAGGCTGGAAAAGATGACAAGAACCCTCCCACTCCCTGGCTTGTCTATTTGCAGGGCGGCCCGGGAATGGGTTGTCGCCCCCCGCAAGAGTATGGCTGGGTTGGAACTGCATTAGACAAAGGATACCAG GTATTGTTCCTCGATCAACGTGGAACTGGCCTTAGTTCAACGATCACAGCAGGCACTCTGGCCCTGCAAGGTAATGCCATCAAGCAGGCCGAATATCTGAAGCAATTCCGGGCAGACAGTATTGTAAGAGATTGTGAAGCCGTGCGGAGATGTCTCACCACAGACTATCCTGAGGAAAAGCGGAAATGGAGCGTTATTGGCCAGAGCTTCGGCGGTTTCTGTGCTGTAACCTATCTCTCCATGTT TCCAGAAGGTTTGGCAGAGGCTTTCATCTGCGGTGGACTGCCGCCCCTTGTCAACGGACCAGACCCTGTTTACTCCCGTACATATG AAAAAGTAATTGAGAGGAACAAAGCATACTATGCTAAATTCCCCGAAGACGTGGACCGAGTCAAGAAAATCGTCGACTACTTGAAGCAAAACAATGTCAGCATACCATCCGGGACGCTCACCCCTCAACGAATCCAGCAGTTGGGTATCATGTTTGGCATGCACG GTGGGCTTGATAGCGTTCATG ATCTGATACTGCGCGCCGCGAACGATTTGGAAGTTTTTGGATTCCTCACCCAGCCTACTCTAGTGGCTCTCGATAGTTTTGGCGGCTTCGACAGCAATGTCATTTATGCTATCCTCCACGAGTCCATTTACTGCCAAGG AGAAGCCTCGAACTGGTCCGCAGATAGGCTAAGGTCCTCGAACCCTGTCTTTAACACAGACACCAACGCTCCGGAATTCTTCTTCACTGGAGAGATG ATCTATAAGGACATGTTCGACTCCTATGCTGAGCTTAGGCAAATCAAAGAAGCAGCGCATATCGTCGCCACCACGACCGACTGGCCAGGACTTTACGATGAAGCTCAGCTAGCGAAAAACGAGGTTCCTGTGTATGCGGCAACATACGTAGACGATATGTATGTGCACTTCGAGCACGCATCGAATACAGCCGCGAAGATCAAGGGAACTAAGCAGTTCATCACGAATGTGATGTACCATAACGCGATCCGCAGCAAGTCGGATGAGCTGTTCCAGCAGCTTTTTGCTCTAAGAGATGATACACTAGATTAG